In one window of Flavobacterium ginsengisoli DNA:
- a CDS encoding GH92 family glycosyl hydrolase: protein MELNKIYKIGLLGISLSLIFLVSCNAQKAVSLKKKQISDMVYPLLDTENSRWFYFSSASRPFGMVNLNPDTEINGDWGGGYKYTTDTVKGFSHVHEWQMSGVSVMPVTISSTNKQTVFKDFYSKFSHKTEIITPGYHSLRLDRYQIKAEITSTPRVGFHKYTFPAKAQKAILFNLNTVLGPCENTNGKLEKNNDFELSGSLVLSTNFRRPKPLTVFFKVKTEQPITSIEKDNATGNYLIHFNKKGTQVLMKVGISYTSIENANNNIDTELTHWDFNKTVEDSRNEWSNLLGRIKVEGGTETDQRRFYTDLWHALQGRKMISDVNGAYPDNTGDKFRIGHLPLKADGKPKFNHYNSDAFWGAQWTINNLWGLVYPEIMEEFVYSLMQYYKDGGSIPRGPSGGNDTYVMTGASATPFIVSAIQKGIVKDDLEAIYVALKKGHMEGGIMAKAGYEHKTSIGGGLKYYLEKGYVPYPLPDGNFGSHEDGASQTLEYAYQDWTLAQLAKKLNHEDDYKYFMKRSKNYQNVFDQSTGWMRPKNVDGKWRENYDPYQYENGFIESNGAQSTWFVPHDILGLADLMGGKEKAVTKLNQQFETAKKQNYTSGTSHDAELHPEFSRIPVNFGNQPSMQTSNIFTILGRPDLTQYWTRDVVKSTFSGLSPATGYNGDEDQGLMGSLNVLLKLGLFQMNGGTDQDAVYQIGSPIFNKISIDLNSKYYSGKTFVIKANNNSSENVYIKDIRYNNKAVKDFTLSHQEITNGGELILEMSK from the coding sequence ATGGAACTAAACAAAATCTATAAAATTGGACTCCTAGGAATAAGTTTAAGTCTTATTTTTTTAGTGTCATGCAACGCCCAAAAAGCTGTTTCTTTAAAAAAGAAACAAATCTCAGATATGGTTTATCCGTTGTTGGACACCGAAAATTCAAGATGGTTTTACTTTTCTTCTGCAAGTCGTCCGTTTGGTATGGTTAACTTAAATCCCGATACAGAAATCAATGGCGATTGGGGAGGCGGATATAAATATACTACAGATACAGTAAAAGGTTTTAGTCATGTTCACGAGTGGCAAATGTCTGGTGTATCAGTAATGCCAGTAACAATCTCAAGCACAAACAAACAAACTGTTTTTAAAGATTTTTATTCCAAATTCAGTCATAAAACAGAAATTATTACACCAGGTTATCATTCGTTAAGACTAGATAGATATCAGATAAAAGCAGAAATAACGAGCACGCCAAGAGTTGGTTTTCATAAATATACATTTCCAGCAAAGGCACAAAAAGCAATTCTTTTTAATCTGAATACCGTTTTAGGTCCTTGTGAAAACACCAATGGAAAATTAGAAAAAAACAATGATTTCGAACTTTCTGGTTCATTAGTTTTAAGCACCAATTTTAGGCGTCCAAAACCTTTGACAGTATTTTTTAAAGTTAAAACAGAACAACCAATAACCTCTATAGAGAAAGACAACGCAACAGGAAATTATTTAATTCATTTTAATAAAAAGGGAACGCAAGTACTAATGAAAGTTGGTATTTCGTATACTTCAATTGAAAATGCCAATAACAACATCGATACCGAATTAACCCACTGGGATTTTAATAAAACTGTTGAAGATTCTAGAAATGAATGGAGTAATTTATTGGGAAGAATAAAAGTAGAAGGAGGAACAGAAACAGATCAAAGAAGATTTTATACTGATTTATGGCATGCTCTCCAAGGCAGAAAAATGATCAGTGATGTAAATGGAGCCTATCCTGATAATACAGGGGACAAATTCAGGATAGGACATTTGCCTTTAAAAGCAGACGGAAAACCAAAATTCAATCACTACAATTCTGATGCTTTTTGGGGTGCTCAATGGACAATTAATAATCTCTGGGGATTGGTATATCCTGAGATCATGGAAGAATTTGTGTATTCTCTAATGCAGTATTACAAAGATGGAGGTTCTATTCCGCGCGGACCTTCAGGCGGAAATGACACCTATGTAATGACAGGAGCTTCGGCAACACCTTTTATTGTAAGTGCCATTCAAAAAGGAATTGTAAAAGATGATTTAGAAGCTATTTATGTGGCGCTAAAAAAAGGACACATGGAAGGCGGAATCATGGCAAAAGCAGGTTATGAACACAAAACCAGTATTGGCGGAGGATTAAAATATTATTTAGAAAAAGGATATGTGCCGTATCCGCTGCCTGATGGAAATTTTGGAAGCCATGAAGATGGAGCCAGCCAGACTTTAGAATACGCTTATCAAGATTGGACTTTGGCGCAATTGGCAAAAAAACTCAATCACGAAGACGATTACAAGTATTTCATGAAAAGATCCAAAAACTATCAGAATGTTTTCGATCAATCAACTGGATGGATGCGTCCGAAAAATGTAGATGGAAAATGGAGAGAAAACTACGATCCGTATCAATATGAAAACGGATTTATAGAATCAAACGGAGCACAGTCGACTTGGTTTGTGCCACATGACATTCTTGGTTTAGCTGATTTAATGGGTGGAAAAGAAAAAGCTGTAACTAAATTAAATCAGCAATTTGAAACGGCTAAAAAGCAAAACTATACTTCTGGCACTTCTCATGACGCAGAATTGCATCCGGAGTTTAGTAGAATTCCAGTCAATTTTGGAAATCAGCCATCCATGCAGACTTCGAATATTTTCACCATTTTAGGAAGACCAGATTTAACGCAATATTGGACAAGAGACGTAGTAAAAAGCACCTTCAGCGGACTATCGCCAGCAACAGGTTACAACGGCGATGAAGACCAAGGATTAATGGGAAGTTTGAATGTTTTACTTAAATTAGGTTTGTTTCAAATGAATGGAGGAACCGACCAAGATGCTGTTTACCAAATAGGAAGCCCAATCTTCAATAAAATCTCGATTGATTTAAATTCGAAATATTATTCAGGAAAAACATTTGTCATCAAAGCCAATAATAATAGTTCCGAAAATGTGTACATAAAAGACATCAGATACAACAATAAAGCGGTAAAAGATTTTACGTTGTCGCATCAGGAAATTACCAATGGAGGCGAATTGATTTTAGAAATGTCAAAGTAA
- a CDS encoding metallophosphoesterase — translation MFRISIILVLLLSLNSCKSQQNIKKEIQIAFIADAHLQDIYAKFEDNNYQGIPNPVTGEYANIRTMNSQLHSTRIFNENYFAFLEALNDIVKRGIKQVVLPGDFSDDGQPVHVRGLRKILNEYSEKYGISFFVTTGNHDIVKPFAQDAVKTDFLGKDGKEQIISSSPDNFNKSKSELEPIITADIKNWGYKETISEMRDFGFFQRRVICIGKLLFLITAMKIIILKKLKKNPF, via the coding sequence ATGTTTAGAATATCGATTATATTAGTACTGCTTCTTTCTTTAAATTCCTGCAAATCACAGCAGAACATTAAGAAAGAAATTCAGATTGCTTTTATAGCCGATGCTCATCTGCAAGATATTTATGCCAAATTTGAAGACAATAATTATCAAGGCATTCCAAATCCTGTAACGGGCGAATATGCCAATATTAGAACGATGAATTCTCAATTGCATTCTACGAGAATTTTTAATGAAAACTATTTTGCTTTTTTAGAAGCTTTAAATGATATTGTAAAAAGAGGCATAAAACAGGTAGTGCTTCCAGGCGATTTCAGCGACGACGGACAGCCTGTTCACGTTCGTGGATTAAGAAAAATTCTAAATGAATACTCCGAGAAATACGGAATTTCATTCTTTGTTACTACAGGAAATCATGATATTGTAAAACCTTTTGCTCAAGATGCTGTTAAAACAGATTTTTTAGGAAAAGACGGAAAAGAACAAATTATTAGCAGTTCTCCAGACAATTTTAATAAAAGTAAAAGCGAACTGGAACCCATTATTACTGCCGATATAAAAAATTGGGGTTATAAAGAAACCATTAGCGAAATGCGTGATTTTGGTTTTTTCCAAAGAAGAGTGATTTGTATT